From a single Equus asinus isolate D_3611 breed Donkey chromosome 2, EquAss-T2T_v2, whole genome shotgun sequence genomic region:
- the LOC123283134 gene encoding translation machinery-associated protein 7-like, with the protein MKQPKQQAKEMDEDDKALEQEQKEERKKFEELKATAKQKAPMATAGTKKSGKK; encoded by the coding sequence ATGAAGCAGCCCAAACAGCAGGCCAAGGAAATGGATGAGGACGATAAGGCACTCGAGCAGGAACAAAAAGAGGAGCGTAAGAAATTCGAGGAGCTGAAAGCAACGGCCAAGCAGAAGGCCCCCATGGCCACAGCTGGAACTAAGAAATCTGGCAAGAAGTAA